In Mytilus edulis chromosome 7, xbMytEdul2.2, whole genome shotgun sequence, a single genomic region encodes these proteins:
- the LOC139481448 gene encoding uncharacterized protein, protein MASIQQHCDICDHRHITKPSTVWCPECKQAFCKDCNDYHGFSKSSENHVTVSIRDYLSMSSSISETSNICMEHTEQYQMVCQAHDKLICPSCIENHEGCKGIVSLRKMIENVKKSSFFQETRLSLKDIDQNIKTLQIELNEQQGRIKQQEEKILSQVTDTRKKIDDHFDKLEKKIKNEIFEITSESKDSIKNKLQILENKTDSTNKAEQQLQDMDRYATELQTYFGLQKISLEAATTESYLQSITGDHILDAPTILFNIDDKIDNLSSSIQSFGSLEVQKTHCKLSLVTHKTKQAQLVESKIRSITDIKPSLVKTVKPDVQDIRGIVVLPNGNIALSDYSTKNVLVFSTDWQILSQISVKPANAFDITYIDYKTVATTSNNEQSTGVSIIDIDTEKVTLIPTKYQCYGIKHHNGSLFICAKGDGVCKLNPQDGRSTAIWKYDLPPFSYIEVFNDKIYFTYDGPKSIVCCDMNGGAIWTFKDENILKYPRGIALDNYGNVYVACSALHRIVVLSPDGQQNRQLLSSVDGLFKPYGIHFDRKNNRVLIRNQSKKHVCVFEVIN, encoded by the coding sequence ATGGCATCAATTCAGCAACATTGCGATATATGTGACCATCGACATATTACAAAACCATCCACTGTCTGGTGTCCTGAATGTAAACAAGCATTTTGTAAAGATTGCAATGATTATCATGGATTTTCAAAGTCGTCCGAAAATCACGTAACTGTATCGATTCGGGACTACTTGTCGATGTCTTCATCTATTTCAGAAACCAGTAATATATGCATGGAACATACTGAACAATATCAAATGGTTTGCCAAGCTCACGATAAACTTATTTGCCCCTCATGTATTGAGAATCACGAAGGATGCAAAGGTATAGTATCCCTTCGTAAAATGATAGAAAACGTTAAAAAGTCGTCATTTTTCCAGGAAACACGACTAAGTTTGAAAGATATtgatcaaaacataaaaactcTACAGATTGAACTGAATGAACAACAGGGAAGAATAAAGCAGCAAGAAGAGAAAATATTGTCCCAGGTTACAGACACAAGGAAGAAGATTGATGACCACTTTGATAAATTGGAAAAGAAGATCAAAAACGAAATTTTCGAGATAACAAGTGAATCGAAAGATAGCATTAAAAATAAACTACAGATCCTAGAAAATAAGACTGATAGCACAAACAAAGCTGAACAACAGTTACAAGATATGGACAGGTACGCGACCGAACTTCAAACGTACTTTGGATTACAGAAAATCTCATTAGAAGCAGCTACTACTGAGTCGTACCTGCAGTCGATCACTGGAGATCACATATTGGATGCACCTACTATACTATTCAATATTGATGACAAAATCGACAACCTTTCATCAAGTATTCAATCATTCGGTTCACTTGAGGTACAGAAGACTCATTGTAAATTGTCTCTCGtaacacacaaaacaaaacaagcacAATTAGTAGAGTCAAAGATTAGATCAATTACTGATATCAAACCAAGTCTAGTGAAAACCGTAAAACCAGACGTTCAAGACATTAGAGGTATTGTCGTTCTTCCAAATGGAAACATTGCCTTAAGTGACTATAGTACCAAAAATGTACTTGTCTTCAGTACCGACTGGCAAATACTGAGTCAAATCTCAGTTAAACCCGCCAATGCATTTGATATAACGTATATAGATTATAAAACTGTAGCTACAACGTCAAACAACGAACAGTCTACCGGAGTCAGTATAATAGACATCGATACAGAAAAGGTTACACTTATACCAACGAAGTATCAGTGCTATGGGATTAAACATCATAATGGGTCATTGTTCATTTGCGCAAAAGGAGATGGTGTCTGTAAACTTAACCCTCAGGACGGAAGAAGTACTGCTATATGGAAGTATGATTTGCCCCCTTTTTCATATATTGaagtttttaatgacaaaatttattttacttACGATGGACCTAAAAGTATTGTATGTTGTGATATGAACGGCGGGGCAATATGGACATTTAAAGATGAGAACATATTAAAATATCCACGTGGAATAGCGCTAGATAACTACGGAAACGTTTATGTAGCTTGTTCTGCTTTACATAGAATAGTGGTTTTATCCCCTGATGGACAACAGAACAGGCAACTTCTTTCAAGTGTGGATGGATTGTTTAAACCTTATGGAATACATTTCGACAGAAAAAACAATCGTGTTTTGATTCGAAATCAAAgcaaaaaacatgtttgtgtaTTTGAAGTTATAAATTAG
- the LOC139481450 gene encoding uncharacterized protein has protein sequence MDRYATDLQTYFGLQKISLEAATTESYLQSIIGDHILDAPTILFNIDDKIDNLSSSIQSFGSLEVQKTHCKLSLVTHKTKQAQLVETKIRSIADIKSSLVETVKPEVKDIRGIVVLPNGNIALSDYSTKNVLVFSTDWQILSKISVKPANAFDITYIDYKTVATTSNNEESIGVSIIDIDTEKVTLIPTKYECYGIKHHNGSLFICAEGDGICKLNPQDGRSTAIWKYDLPPFSYIEVFNDKIYCTYDGPKSIVCCDMTGVAMWTFKDEKILKLPRGIAVDNYGNVYVACFTLQKIVVLSPDGQQNRQLLSSVNGLCRPYGIHFDRKNNRVLIGNESKKHVCVFEVIN, from the coding sequence ATGGACAGGTACGCGACCGACCTTCAAACGTACTTTGGATTACAGAAAATCTCATTAGAAGCAGCTACTACTGAGTCGTACCTGCAGTCGATCATTGGAGATCACATATTGGATGCACCTACTATACTATTCAATATTGATGACAAAATCGACAACCTTTCATCAAGTATTCAATCATTCGGTTCACTTGAGGTACAGAAGACTCATTGTAAACTGTCTCTTGtaacacacaaaacaaaacaagcacAATTAGTAGAGACAAAGATTAGATCAATTGCTGATATCAAATCAAGTCTAGTGGAAACCGTAAAACCAGAGGTTAAAGACATTAGAGGTATTGTCGTTCTTCCAAATGGAAACATTGCCTTAAGTGACTATAGTACCAAAAATGTACTTGTCTTCAGTACCGACTGGCAAATACTGAGTAAAATCTCAGTTAAACCCGCCAATGCATTTGATATAACGTATATAGATTATAAAACTGTAGCTACAACGTCAAACAACGAAGAGTCTATCGGAGTCAGTATAATAGACATTGATACAGAAAAGGTTACACTTATACCAACGAAGTATGAGTGCTATGGGATTAAACATCATAATGGGTCATTGTTCATTTGCGCAGAAGGAGATGGTATCTGTAAACTTAACCCTCAGGACGGAAGAAGTACTGCTATATGGAAGTATGATTTGCCCCCTTTTTCATATATTGaggtttttaatgacaaaatttaTTGTACCTACGATGGACCTAAAAGTATTGTATGTTGTGATATGACCGGCGTGGCAATGTGGACATTTAAAGatgagaaaatattaaaattaccaCGTGGAATAGCGGTAGATAACTACGGAAACGTTTATGTAGCTTGTTTCACTTTACAAAAAATAGTGGTTTTATCCCCTGATGGACAACAGAACAGACAACTTCTTTCAAGTGTGAATGGATTGTGTCGACCTTATGGAATACATTTCGACAGAAAAAACAATCGAGTTTTGATTGGAAATGAAAgcaaaaaacatgtttgtgtaTTTGAAGTTATAAATTAG
- the LOC139483119 gene encoding E3 ubiquitin-protein ligase TRIM71-like, with product MASTQQYCDICDHRHITKPSTVWCPECEQAFCEDCNDYHGFSRSSKHHVTVSMQDYSAMSSSISQTSNMCIKHNDQYQMVCQAHDELLCLKCIENHDECKGIVPLSKVLENVKKSSLFQETKQSLKDIDKNIKSMFSELKKQQESIKQQEKTILSQISDIRNKVNSHFDKLEKKIRNEIVEITSKSNDSIKHTLQILESRNTNTHHAEQQLQDIDRYATDLQTYLGLRKISSEAASTDSYLQSIVGDHCMDEITLLLTIDDKIDTISDDITAFGSVELQKTPYQLPLIRHKNKEAQIVESRIKSIGDLKLRLMKTIKHEFSDIKGVVALPSGNIAISDQNKGNVAIFRTDGKILRKYSVKPANAFDVTYIDDKTVAITSTIDSRKGVNIIDIDTHKVIRYIPTNYKCFGIIHHNGSLFVCAPSEGIFKLNLQDDSSILIIKSDLPSWSYIDIFDNIIYYTNDFTRTVTSCDINGKEIWAFKDESLLKYPHGIAVDNRGKVYVACSTLHRVVVLSPDGKQNRTLLSQEDGFERLCAIHFDRNSKHLLVVNKYAECFIYDVID from the coding sequence ATGGCATCAACTCAGCAATATTGCGATATCTGTGACCATCGGCATATAACAAAACCGTCCACTGTCTGGTGTCCCGAATGTGAACAAGCATTTTGTGAAGATTGTAATGATTATCACGGTTTTTCAAGGTCGTCCAAACATCACGTTACTGTATCGATGCAGGATTACTCGGCGATGTCTTCATCTATTTCACAAACCAGCAATATGTGCATCAAACATAATGATCAATACCAAATGGTTTGCCAAGCTCACGATGAACTTCTCTGCCTGAAATGTATTGAAAATCATGACGAATGCAAAGGTATAGTTCCTCTTAGTAAGGTGTTAGAAAACGTGAAAAAGTCGTCACTTTTCCAAGAAACAAAACAAAGTTTGAAAGAcattgataaaaacataaaaagtatGTTTAGtgaattaaagaaacaacaagaAAGTATAAAGCAGCAAGAAAAGACAATATTATCCCAAATCAGCGACATAAGGAACAAAGTTAATTCCCACTTCGATAAATTGGAAAAGAAGATAAGAAATGAAATCGTTGAGATAACAAGTAAATCAAACGATAGTATTAAACACACACTTCAGATCCTAGAAAGCAGGAATACTAATACACATCATGCTGAACAACAGTTACAAGATATCGACAGGTACGCGACTGACCTTCAAACGTACCTTGGATTACGGAAGATCTCATCAGAGGCAGCTAGCACTGATTCGTACCTACAATCGATCGTTGGAGACCACTGCATGGATGAAATAACTTTACTGCTTACGATTGATGACAAAATAGACACGATTAGCGATGACATTACAGCTTTCGGGTCAGTGGAATTGCAGAAAACTCCATATCAACTTCCCCTAATTAGACACAAAAATAAAGAAGCTCAGATAGTAGAGTCAAGGATTAAATCCATCGGTGATCTAAAGTTAAGGCTAATGAAAACAATAAAGCACGAGTTTTCAGACATTAAAGGCGTTGTTGCACTACCAAGTGGAAATATTGCAATAAGTGATCAGAATAAAGGAAATGTTGCTATCTTCCGTACCGACGGAAAAATACTTCGGAAATACTCAGTAAAGCCTGCCAATGCATTTGATGTAACATATATAGATGATAAAACCGTAGCTATAACTTCAACTATAGATTCACGTAAAGGTGTCAACATTATAGATATTGATACACACAAAGTAATAAGGTATATTCCAACAAATTATAAATGCTTTGGAATAATACACCACAATGGGTCATTGTTTGTTTGTGCCCCCAGCGAGGGTATTTTCAAACTTAACCTCCAAGACGACAGCAGTATCCTTATCATCAAATCTGATTTACCTTCATGGTCCTATATTGACATCTTTGATAACATAATTTATTATACTAATGATTTTACTAGAACTGTCACATCTTGCGATATAAACGGGAAGGAAATTTGGGCATTTAAAGATGAGAGTTTATTGAAATATCCACATGGCATAGCAGTTGATAATAGAGGAAAAGTGTACGTTGCTTGTTCAACATTACATCGAGTTGTGGTGTTATCACCTgatggaaaacaaaacagaaCACTTTTATCGCAGGAGGATGGATTTGAAAGGCTTTGTGCGATTCATTTCGATAGAAATAGCAAGCATCTATTGGTTGTAAATAAATACGCTGAATGTTTTATATATGATGTTATCGATTAG